In Lathyrus oleraceus cultivar Zhongwan6 chromosome 2, CAAS_Psat_ZW6_1.0, whole genome shotgun sequence, the DNA window gcccttttgaccgtacacagcatttgattcattcctcccctgataggaccttttggtgcttgcagaggtagccgcctgtatctttccacttcggatgccgctttcaacacgctcacctgtcaatataagttcagtgaaacctgatgaagaacttcccagtagatggctgtagaatgggccaaTCAGTatgcccatgaacatgtccactagttctcggtcagtcataggaggtttgactctgccagccaaatctctccatttctgagcatattccttgaagctttctttggatcccatagtcatattctgcaactgtagccgagtaggcgaTAGTTCAGAGTTgtactggtactgtttatagaagGCTGTTGCTAAATCGGTCCAAGTGCGGATGTCAGAtctctcgagctgataataccattccaactgtgtgccagatagacactcttggaagaaatggatccatagcttcctatcagtggtatgcggctgaatctttctcacataagctctcagatgcatctgaggacaggacgcaccatcgtacttagtgaaagtggggatcttgaatttgcgaggaatggtcacatcggagaccagacccaaactttcgaaatccaggtcgggcgccttctgaccctccatggctagcatacgttcttccagcaacttgtacttatcatctcttggagagtactgttcactttcataatcttcatcgtcatcctcagggttagagaaatcaacattctcctcctctgaatcattttctgtctcctcttctggaccattcggaattccaaacttgacCCCCGCGGCCTGTCGTTTAAGCCTTATTCCCgtgttaatgtaactcacagctttcttgtctttcttcttctcgagcaagagagccttcagttcttcctgccctttggataagctcaagatcaactcctggaattgagcattctgagtctggagatctttgacagtttgttcgaggtccatttttctgtttgcaaggaagatcgtgagaatattgatcttttgggatacctgttatgcaatgttatgttatgctatgcaatgtatgaaatgttttcaagggctttgggaatttaactttgcgtaaaccaccaaaaagagggaaacttttactaataataattttttttcaatgttcattacaaaagggaataataataaaaatacaatgaaagctcaagtctcccagggacgacttctttttgggcgaagatatgcattgagtcttcgttcctcattaagctgactggtaagttttaacactttcttcctttctgcaacgaactgaatctcaaaagtatccctttcctctctcaactggatccaggatctctttaattcttcaacctcggtaggcatatctggataaggaatgatctgaggagtacctccttcaacctctggttcaacaatcagtggtccgactgcaaggtatggcatgacaagttcacgagctctggcgcgtacccatctgagataaggttccataggaataaGGTTTTTCTTccctaaagtacttcttttcaccatgccccaagctcgtacaaacttttgacggagatcttgagagtcattgtcatagtcaaacacagtgctTTGAAGgattatttcatgtggaccatctcttcgagcataaccaaactggcgtagggctaaagttgggttataagtaatacctcctcttatccccaggagtggtacattagagaattccccacaacggtcaatgatgataacattttcttcgggatgaggacaccaacggatgtctgaatgggaaagcgacattatcctttgagaccatttcagattttgctcattcttcaagaatgattgaggaaggtgtgaaataaaccacctagacaatagaggtatgcagcacatgagagtcccctgtctcttcatagtacgggtgtgaaggaatgcaaaatgtctccgagcaaagtaggcacagggttatgagtgagaaatatcttaatagcattcatatctacgaattggtctgggttaggaaatagcaccaaaccatagattagcaatgctagaacatcttcgaaagcatggacattcatatcCTTTAAGAgttctcgggccttatttatcagaaacttggcaagtaaacccttaactccacttcttgttacgcaattggtttcaatatcggactttgtcatgtgtaaagccgcgacaacttCTTCGGACTTCgaaatcttttctaaaccactgaaaggtgtttgatcaaggataggtatcccaagcagcctggagaattcttctaatgtgggtaccaactgataatctgggaaggtgaagcaatgatgtttaggatcgaagaactctcttcatatcttctttgaaaccagtagtaaccaaattgaggagggAACCATGCTTCTTAATGAACTGAGCATGATCAGGAAGATCggacactaaatccttgagttgaggagagattgccacaagattaatccggatagtcttcctgggagccatagcctgTTTAAtagagcaaagctaaatccctaagtccttgaaatggttagtacaatgtcatgatgttatgatgttatgatgttatgatgttatgatgttatgatgttatgatgttatgatgttatgtaaacaacaagcacaaacaagtcacaccacaatcattcctaggttttaaggcttgcatgagttccataggtaaataccctccccactgaggtttggttggttcaacctgtcctagaatagtaatcgggttctagaaggatctccaatcattgaccttcctttaagtccacttcagtgcaacaccaagtggttgaccaaagcttccctaaagtccaatctcaaagagtgtagtatcgagtctcaaccaaccccagtcggaaccgaagtcagttatctcactactttctaatggctaggatgagtcaattagggttctaaaggtctggttaatgctttgatgacaccacgcgaatgccaaaattttcctcaagtaaacatgaggaacatcaggacatccaaaaTGTCACATTAAtcgtagccatcattttaaccattccagtatacgccggatagtcgcgatgatctattgctacttacctaaggcacactagatccgggtgtaggatctttcactcaataatacccttaaaagaaggaacagtttaaaacataaatgatttttaaggtgacctctctttgtgaattccccagcagagtcgccagttctggcgtacggtgaactgactttaatgtgttttttaattgcaatgtcgcggttagcaagagtcgccaccgacttttcttttgtcccataaggaaaggtggaaaagaacaggaaagaccttaatttagattcttgggttcgggaggtacattatacaaagggaaggtgttagcaccctttgtatccatggttatccatgggctcttaattgctcaatcatttatgttttttctcgtttgaaaaagtgtttgaaaaAATGTGTAGAAAgtgttttgaaaaggagaatttaactttgtaatgattcttgtatgaatgtatacaaagtggttatctcgtttagttttgaaagttgtttagaaaaatataactcggcaatgatcctagtgcggatgtatgccaagtggtgattttctaaaaagatgtttggaaatgtgtgaggtgtgaaaagtattttaggttatgaatgagcaattaagggttatgcctatccgaggtctttccgggcatttcctatccttatgagggtaaaactgtccttactattgagaagtaagtagttttatcctttggatgtaaaagggtcatcgtagggtcatcgattggtcattgaaggcaacatttgtaaggataccctagcattcggagggacgatcatcatttaaccgtaagctacaccgaagggtcatcgaggggcaaaatcatatattcgaaggcaacatccgagggactatgatttattttatagggacatgacgatttaatcgaagggtcttggctaagggtatccccacattcgcgggacatgatCATAATATCGTAATAtcgtagggcaacaaagagaggtccgagatcacttatttaaaggcaaagttttacaattaattaggtagccgtaatcaagtaggtaattaggtccatattaacatcgatgaaatcaatacattaaaatcagctaggtaatttaggatgaatctccatattaaaattaagtaattcagaatccatctccataagggtatcccacacatgAAGTGGAATACCTggccggccgtttcctcgggaatatgtaagcctttacaccattcagcacacgggttagagtatcgagataaagtacaattggaaattgcaccacaacacaacagtcattaagtcaggccaaataatgcagaattataatgaatattgatcagataaacataaggcagaacaacaaagaaacaaaacagccactgtcccgttcgcccctgcttcgcctagcgaaggcttagcgagggctcgctccaggctcgcttagcgatgtgctagcgagcggccacgggtttggaatttgaTAGCATCCTGATCTCCGGAACcttgaattttatggcatttaattacaggaatagcatggacaaacattcaggatattcaggcatacttaaattcacatgtgaaatcaaattacatatccaaaaatttaatcatgatgcattatgtatgtAAAGATTACcgattggaagcataaaacagtaatgatgcgcaaacctgtttgcaattgcaaTGCGGGGTTGAAGAGACTGAtcactcttggtatcggatggagtcgggcggcggtagcttcggagcggatgagcggccttcagggtttctttactcggaatacTCTAAGTTaatctccagggtttctatgccagggtttctatgccagggtttccgtccgtcttcctctgtgtcttttcgtgactgaagcttggctatttataatgctcttgttgtgacctaatgggctcagagtgaagcccgaaaattctgaggttcgcaagcttcgctaggcgaaggagttgctcgcctagcgagcgagctagtttgggctttttcCTGGATTGGGTGCTTCGTTGGGCGAATGGCATaacgaagggttcgctaggcgaaggaattgctcgcctagcgagcaggccagtttaGGCCCTTTTCTGGAgtgggtctgttgtgagctgggcttttgtccctttaaggttagtgccttgcagaataagtcggagtacttcgagaaatgttttgcaagattaatgggcaaattttggggtatgatagtATGCATTATTTTATAAGTATCAAATAACCAAAAATGTGAGAAGTCGAGTAAAGCATGCGGTAGGCACCAAACAAGTCAAACTTGAAGATGGAAAAATGGTCAAACTTGGTGTGGTCGTGTAAAATACAATTGATGCACGAAATTATATAATAAATTATTCCATGAAAGAATCATATGCAAAATCTGTAATACGTTTCAGGAGTGTGTGTGCGAGATATCTAGATTTGCTGAAATATGTTGAGGGCACTATTTTGGATCAGGTTAAAAAGAAGATTGTTTGTGCCTAAATCGATCGAATTCGACACTTTGGAAATACAACAACTAATAGATTTGAATATGCACATGTTAGACTGATGAATTGGTTTGAGAAATAGTAAAGGTGATTTTTGTCGAGATTGGGACGCCGTAAGCCAAATGCTCTAAAACTAACACATTGAGATACCAACATCTTTTGGTCGGAGCATTACTGTGTTAGAACACCATTTCAAAGACAACATCCTTTATTCACATGTGCATCTCCATAAATCCCCCTGATGATATGATAGGATTTGTAAGGTTCTTATTGATCTACAACTTCTATAATAGGGTCTCTCATTCCATTTTCTCCACACAAACGAGAGTGAATATATATCCCCATCTTGCATTTATGTATTTCAATAACACAAAACCCCCATTTCAATTTCGAGTCTCCAAGGACATACTTCTCGTTGATATGAAATCCAAATTGAATACTCTCTTTCTATATCTAAAAAATCAAAGAGTTGTCAAGCTCGAGTACCGTTCACCCTAGATTGACAACGAATGGAAGATACACTTCACCATGCTTAGACTAAAGATGGATGATAATTTAAAGGTTATGTGAAGTATCTTTTACCGTTACTCAACAAAGGGTCCGATTGAAGTGGATGTAACGATTGTAAGATCAACTAAAAATATTCTAAGGATGTTGCAACGTCATGTACCACTAGTTTATAATTAAATATAATGTTAAATTTATGTCAACGTTAACTTTCATCTATGTAATGTTTATTTTTAAGTTAATTTATGCAGTTATTCCATTATTTTTCCATTGTTCCTAATTGTTTCTGAATTGAATTAACTTATattccgaagatgcatctccagaaaAATCACTTAATATTCAACTACAGGACATTAGGGAGATGCACCTCCGAATTAATCTTTTATGCATACAGAGATGCATCTCCTAATTAAATTTTAACAGAAGAGTTTTTTAGCAATTTCATCGGAAGTGCGTGAAAAGGGTCACTACGCCAAAAgagggaaaagagggcgctttttttggcctataacagcgcttttaagcgccctctaaagtggcgctggcataggtaaagacagcgcttagttttcctggagaaagcgctgtctaaagtggccacattatagtgcgccTTCAGAAAAAAacgccctctggagtggtccataaagggacaccttagagggcgctttctggaaaaagcgccctctaaagttgtcaatgtaaaatgtttagagggcgctttcaggaaaaagtgccctctaaagttgtcaatgtaaagtgtttagagggcgctttcaggaaaaagcgccctctaaagttgtcaatgtaaagtgtttagagggcgctttcaggaaaaagcgccctctaaagtgttagttattttaaaaaaatttgtttgaaaaacagtggatatttaattggtaacctgttcgcatgctgcaaaagtgtaaaattcatattgaattcatcctttaatccaatgttatacaccattaatccattgatatatacaacatgaatccatttatatacaacattaatccttcatatatacaacattaatgtatgattctttgatcaacaatatacaacaacatattcatgatttagtaaaagtacaacaacaatatacattattagtctcgaaagatccatagcaaccaacacccagtgaccactgtatccaaaagatgtctagtagttctaaccaatactaaacaaaataacgcccatccacccatgaTGAATAATAGCAAGTGTGCATAATAGGCAGGAGGAACTGCATACAAGATAACAAGTTATTGGTCAAACTCTGTAGCTGGTCTGCAgtgaatttattttcatcatacagcacatgataatgcgttggtcgactagtcccctgcaaaaagaacacgtccaaatgcaaataacacagaactgtcaaaaggcgattgagcaacaaatagtaaacaatggcataaagttaaatgacatagctaatattacctgaattcctgcatggctgttaaggtaaaaatcaaattccctagggtgacaaatgctggtgtctaccacggttcctttgataatttagaacaacaaaatcagcaaaaagtgataaattcaaatgataatatataccagctgcgttgagaaatatattgaaaaaacctggcataatatttccacttctatcggtctctttggggttgacagaaaagagacgggtgtgatgtctcttttggaccactacaaaagtaactttaggtagatacccatcctctattgagacacaagcctgatgaaaaaaaattagttggtcttcagcactccaatgtacttcaaattttacacccttgtctcttgcacgaatgattgacttcataatagccattttacctgtaataaagaaaacaattaaaatcagatgacaaatgtaaaaacaattaaaatcataaaagtcattttacctgtaataaagaaaacaattaaaatcatttgacctgtacctttttcactaagttctctttcttttcttggttggaatatgttctacatgtctcttaacaacacggacggttggattgatccaaataccctcattatgatcatttctaatatatgaatcatttgatataatattctcatcttgatcatttctggtaaacgattcaatctcaacatcaatatcaccttgatctccagtgttttcatcaattactttgttggaaaaaagaactatagaccatttcgtacttttcggatcattgacatagaacacttgtctagcttgagaggctagaataaaagactcatctttgtatcccaccctattaagatccacttgcaaaaatcctgacttatccattcgaatgccgttattattttcaacccacttgcaaccaaatataggaatctgaaacttctcataatcaaacacccaaatgcgctcgataacaccaaaatacgacagatttgcaaatttggggtttaagtccttcacacttgatatgtgcattgcttcagctaccacggtgacaccactattctgcatagtacttttatcatcttgttctttggtataaaatgtgtatccattaatcgcgtatgcgctataagaaaaaacatggaaacttggaccatatgctaagcatctcaacctttctgttactgaagcgggatctgaataatactttgaataaatatgatccttaaaccaaggtataaaacatcgattgtgctctcgtactatccaattttcatttctattggaatttaaacctcggagaacatccttgtgaatttcaacatacggctcaacctcattctcattgtgcagaacatacaaatgcacttgatcccgttcgacccttgatactgccacgattttatttccaattagattttttccttctttcttttcgacaagctgagacttggggagtccgattgactgaacattagacaaatattcagtacaaaactcaatcgcttcttcaacaatgtatctttcaaccatacaaccttctggtcgacttcggttcttcacgtacccttttaatattttcatataacgttcaacagggtacatccatctcatataagctggtccacacaattgtgtctctttcacaagatgaacaactagatgtaccattatgtcaaaaaatgatggaggaaaaaacatttcaagctcacacaaagtaataacgatttctttttgcaacattggtaagatcgcaggattgatcaccttactgcaaattgacttgaagaaagaacacaacttagttatagagcttcttactttttctggaagaatagaacgtatacctattgggagaaaatgttccattataacatggcaatcatgggtctttaaactctttaacttgaggtctttcatagacacaagtcttctaatatctgaagagtacccttatggaactttaacttcacttagaaacttacacaatgtttttttctcctttctagatagagtataagcagcaggaggtagatatgttcgttttcctttcttcaagggtcctaattcagttcttattcccatcgctatcaagtcctttcttgccttaaggccatccttagactttccttgtatattgagtaacgtgccaataacactttcaaatacatttttttcaatatgcataacatcaagaaaatgtctcacatacaaggacttccaatacggcaattcaaaaaaactgacctcttcttccacccacttttgacaagtgtgtgggcaaaaggcttgccaaactgagtatccaaatctttcaccttttcaaaaatttgatcacccgtcaatacaggtggagctctgccttgttctgtctctccattgaacgcctttctccatccacggtagtgatgatttgaatttaagaatctccgatgaccgagaaagacattcttctgaccaaactccaagcgcttccaatctattttatcttcacaaataggacacacacattgaccttttatgctataccctgatagatttccgtatgctggaaaatcattaattgtgccaaacaacatcgccctcaagttgaaactttctttcctatatccatcataaacctccacaccggtctcccacaaaatctttaaatcttcgattaagggcttcaagtacacgtctatgtcattccctggttgtttaggtccagaaatcaacatagacaacatcatgtacttacgcttcatacatagccatggaggtaggttataaatcataataatcacaggccatgtactgtgtgagata includes these proteins:
- the LOC127121408 gene encoding protein argonaute 10-like, whose protein sequence is MKSIIRARDKGVKFEVHWSAEDQLIFFHQACVSIEDGYLPKVTFVVVQKRHHTRLFSVNPKETDRSGNIMPGTVVDTSICHPREFDFYLNSHAGIQGTSRPTHYHVLYDENKFTADQLQSLTNNLLSCMQFLLPIMHTCYYSSWVDGRYFV